Proteins from a single region of Spirochaetota bacterium:
- a CDS encoding D-alanyl-D-alanine carboxypeptidase family protein, giving the protein MSLFNGASAFVALVLISACFPGCGRADDTTLFGGIQAREYLRGRFSPAEHPLFVELSSMGIPTDGRQQYLRREAAEAFLALYKSFRESHPHTPFRVVSATRTWADQKWIWENKWSGATPVDGTRLNEAYPGALGRAKIILRYSSMPGTSRHHWGTDLDLNELYNEYYDRGDGAILYQWMKINAGRFGFCQPYTAGRTAGYQEERWHWSYVPLSAGFLSRWETLFGASPAAFTADALFQGAVEAGHLAIIYVNAVNEACK; this is encoded by the coding sequence ATGAGTTTATTCAACGGTGCTTCCGCGTTTGTCGCGCTCGTTCTGATTTCCGCATGTTTTCCCGGGTGCGGCCGTGCGGACGATACGACGCTGTTCGGCGGCATCCAGGCCAGGGAATACCTGCGGGGAAGATTTTCACCGGCCGAGCACCCGCTTTTCGTCGAGCTGTCCTCCATGGGGATACCCACCGACGGCAGACAGCAGTATCTGCGCCGGGAGGCCGCGGAGGCGTTTTTGGCGCTTTATAAAAGTTTTCGCGAATCACATCCGCACACGCCGTTCAGGGTCGTGAGCGCGACGCGCACGTGGGCGGACCAGAAATGGATATGGGAAAACAAGTGGAGCGGGGCGACGCCCGTAGACGGGACGCGGCTGAACGAGGCATACCCCGGGGCGCTCGGTCGCGCGAAAATCATTCTAAGGTATTCATCCATGCCCGGGACGTCGCGCCATCACTGGGGAACCGATCTGGACCTCAACGAACTGTACAACGAGTATTATGACAGGGGGGACGGGGCGATACTGTACCAGTGGATGAAGATCAACGCGGGGAGGTTCGGTTTCTGCCAGCCGTATACCGCGGGCCGTACCGCGGGGTACCAGGAGGAGCGATGGCACTGGTCCTACGTTCCGCTCTCGGCGGGCTTTTTGTCGCGATGGGAAACGCTGTTCGGCGCAAGCCCGGCCGCATTCACCGCCGATGCCCTGTTCCAGGGAGCGGTCGAGGCCGGTCATCTCGCAATTATATACGTGAATGCCGTAAAC
- a CDS encoding acyltransferase, whose amino-acid sequence MKNGMESYLRTSIVSRLVFMVRTYLHYHLSLKKKFSAIKSSPFVWGIWNVEVHGPNISIGENVVIIGANGSRTRINSVQVGDREGRIDIGDNVLVMNGVRISSATHISIGEDCMLANYCYLTDADWHDVHDRTQLIGKTAPIILEHGVWIGDSAIVCKGVHIGENSIVGAGSVVRRSIPANVVVAGNPARIVKRLDPRKIRTLGSYYRKYGGPRY is encoded by the coding sequence ATGAAAAACGGCATGGAAAGCTATCTCCGGACCTCGATCGTTTCGCGCCTGGTGTTCATGGTCCGCACCTACCTTCATTACCATCTCTCGCTCAAAAAGAAATTCTCGGCGATAAAGAGCAGCCCCTTCGTATGGGGAATCTGGAACGTTGAGGTGCACGGGCCCAATATCAGCATCGGCGAAAACGTGGTCATCATCGGGGCGAACGGCTCGCGGACCCGCATAAACTCGGTGCAGGTGGGCGATCGCGAGGGACGGATCGATATCGGCGACAACGTGCTCGTTATGAACGGGGTGCGCATCAGCAGCGCGACGCATATCAGCATTGGCGAGGACTGCATGCTCGCCAACTACTGTTACCTCACCGACGCCGACTGGCACGACGTCCACGACCGCACCCAGCTTATCGGCAAGACCGCGCCGATCATCCTTGAGCACGGCGTCTGGATCGGGGACTCGGCGATCGTGTGCAAGGGTGTTCATATCGGCGAAAACTCCATCGTGGGGGCGGGGTCCGTCGTGAGGCGCAGCATCCCGGCAAACGTCGTCGTCGCCGGAAATCCCGCGCGCATCGTAAAAAGGCTCGATCCCCGTAAGATAAGGACGCTCGGCTCATACTATCGGAAATACGGGGGACCGCGGTATTGA